ccggtaacaagattgagctaggtattgagataccgacgatcgaatcttgggcaagtaacataccgatgacaaagggaacaacgtatgttgttatgcggtttgaccgctaaagatcttcatagaatatgtgggagccaatatgagcatccaggttccgctattggttattgaccggagacgagtctcggtcatgtctacatagttctcgaacccgtagggtccgcacgcttaacgttcggtgacgatcggtattatgagtttatgtgttttgaaatGTAGTtaggagccccggatgagatcggtgacatgacgaggagtctcgaaatggtcgagacgtaaagatcgatatattggacgactatattcggacaacagaaaggtttcgagtgattcgggtatttatcagagtaccagagagttacgggaattcgccggggagtatatgggccttattgggctttaggggaaagagagaggggaggctacgcgccccccaaggcctagtccgaattggactagggggaggggcggcgccccctccttccttctcttctcttttccctttccttctctcctactcctactacatggaaggggaggaatcctactcccggtgggagtaggactccccagggcgcgccatagtagagggccggccctccccctcctccactcctttttatacggtggagggggcaccccatggacacacaagttgatcactgatctcttagccgtgtgcggtgcccccctccaccataatccacctcggtcatatcgttgcagtgcttaggcgaagccctgcgccggtagcttcatcatcaccgtcatcatgccgtcgtgctgacgaagctctccctcgacactctgctggatcgtgagttcgtgggacgtcaccgagccgaacgtgtgcagatcgcggaggtgtcgtactttcggtactaggatcggtcgatcgtgaagacgtacgactacatcaaccgcgttgtcataacgcttccgcttacggtctacgaggatacgtggacaacactctcccctcttgttgctatgcatcaccatgatgttgtgtgtgcgtaggaaatttttgaaattactacgttccccaacatctatcatagtcctttcgataagtaagagtgtcgaacccaacgaggagcagaaggaaatgacaagcgattacagcaaggtattctctgcaagcgctgaaattatcggtaacagatagttgtgtgataagataattcgtaacgagtaacaagtaacaaaagtaactaaggtgcagcaaggtggcccaatcctttttgtagcaaaggacaagtctggacgaactcttatataaagcaaagcgcttccgaggacacgtgggaattactgtcaagctagttttcatcatgctcatatgattcgcgttcgttactttgataatttgatatgtgggtggaccggtgcttgggtgctgtccttacttggacaagcctcccacttatgattaacccttctcgcaagcatccgcaactacgaaagaagaattaagataaatctaaccatagcattaaacatatggatccaaatcaacacCTTATGaagcagcgcataaactagggtttaaacttctgtcactctagcaacccatcatctacttataatttcccaatgccttcccctaggcccaaacaatggtgaagtgtcatgtagtcgacactcacataacaccactagaggagagacaacatacatctcatcaaaatatcgaacgaataccaaattcacataattacttataacaagacttctcccatgtcctcaggaataaaccTAACTACttataaagcatattcatgttcataatcagaggagtaataattatcattaaggatttgaacatatgatcttccaccgaataaaccaactagcatcaactacaaggagtaatcaacactactagcaacccacaggtaccaatctgaggttttgagacaaagatcggatacaagagatgaactagggtttgagaggagatggtgctgctgaagatgttgatggagattgaccccctctcggtgagaggatcgttggtgatgacgatggcgatgatttcctcctccgggagggaagtttccccggcagaacagctctgccggagccctagattggttctgcccaggttccgcctcgagacggcggctcttcgtcccgaaagcttcctcttgattttttaaggtcaaaacacatcatatagcagaagatgggcactgggggcctgtcaggtggcccacaaggtagggtcgcgcccaaggggtagggcgcgccctccacccttgtggatgcctggtgggtcccctctggtactttcttcgcccaatatttattatatattccaaaatgattctctgtaaatttttaggacttttggagctgtgcagaataggtccttcaaatttgctcctttccggtccagaattccagctgtcggcattctccccctttgtgtaaaccttgtgaaataagagagaaaaggcataagtatttgtgctataatgtgtaataacagcccataatgcaataaatatcaatataaagcatgatgcaaaatggacgtatcaagggctAGCTCTAATTGATCAATTAGGACCAacaagaactagaactagatcaactagaagAGGCACCAAAACTTGTGTATTCAATACAGCAAAAtcccctagtatatataggttagaggggagggagagggcagccaccaaggGGGGAAAGTCCTCCCTTGTGCGCCGGCCTAGGGGCCTCCCCAAGTCCAATCCCCCCTCCCTCCCCACACACACAAGGAAAGGGAGAGCGCCTTCCTACTTGGGCCCTTGtagcccaagttgccttccacctctttgCCTTTTTAGGCCtattgatatttaaattaaatataaatatTCTAAATATTTCcagaccattatatatatatatatgtatatatataatttCACATCTTCGGAAACAATTTTCACCTATATATATTTATcgggtaatacccggtattacccgatattcaccgacACCCTTCTGGTGACCCCAAAATGCTTCCggaacctctcagaactattttagatattaatgaaacaatttcaCAAATATATTGTCATTAATCCCATACCACTAACACTCAGcatatcatgattaccttaagcttgtgaccccgtaggtttggtaaatcatagacatgaacgaaaaccCCTTCGTACAGTGACCGATGGTGGAACCGtagacatccatatcggtccctatgattacacgaatgatattcatgtgaacctttggttatcatgtgatgtccctttgcttcacgatattttacaaaacccggtgtgcatcggtatcctcctgagccatcactatgctcactataccgttgctcctgttacggttttgttcttctttctcattgacgtgttctggcatccctgtgacgtagtcacctgtgtctagccaaacgatgatggatgtcgtcacaccgagagggccctaaaaaTATCTCTCCATCGGCGAAGgagaaaatcccactcttgagTTATTCAAGCACTTACCAAACTTTCCAGTGAGCCTGAAAGTTgccgttatgatcaccttgttacagatgatgtTTGAGTTGTTGTAAATATGCATAAACATTTATTTTCCGGTGAGCCTAAACTTTCCggtttttatttattcatttattggttttctttattttttcattccttttgcatttgtttcttcagcatttttattttctttttatttgttttttttgcttttcattttcacttttctttgtttcttttggttttcattctacatttctTGTATATGTAAACAACATTTTTCTAATAACGTTTAAATTATTCAAATACAAAATTAACATTTTCTTAATACATTGTCAACATTGTTTCTAATACAcattattaatattttttaaatacaagattaatatttttcaaatacaagattaacattttttgaatacttgGTCAACATTTCCCTATACAcacttttaaaaaaaattcagattattaattaaaaaattcaaataaaaatttaacatttttaatacatggtcaacatttttctatacacacttaacattttccaaatgcttgattaacattattCAAACatttgtttaacatttttcaaatgcttgattaatatttttatatacaaGATAAATTTTTTATCATTtctttaatacatgatcaacattttttctatacacatttaacatttcccaAAATTCtttattaaaaaaattcaaatacttgttcaacaaatgtttttcaaattcttgattaacattttgtaTAGATGATCAAGAAAAATCAccatttttaatacatgttcaacAACTTTTCTATAAACgctaaatattttttaaatgcttgattaacatttttcaaatacttgttcaacatttttcagatacttggtcaacattttctgaattcttgattaacatttttccaatacccgttcaacatttttcaaatacttgttcaacgttTTCGAAATGCTTGTTCAGCATTTTAGAAATGTTTTTTGTAGAGTGTTTTTTCTAACACATATATTTAGAAATTTTTTAAGTACGAACAAAATTAAAAAAGTAATGCAAAAAACGAAAATAGAAaatgtaaaaaaaagaaaaaagaggctgTGGCCTGCCGTGCTTCTGGGCTAGCCCATCTCGGTCTCCCGTTCAGCGAGGGCTCCTCCCTCTCGCTGAACGCGAGATATAGGGGCGCCCGCCTACCGCAGCCTTTAAAAGAGAAAAATGTTGACGTGCTTATTTGGCGTGTACACCCTCTGAAACAGGTTCGGTTCAGCTTAGTCGGGCTCCTTGTCAGTTGTAGCGGTCTCAGTCCTCTGCACCAGGGGGATTAGCTAGGGTTTAACGAGCCGCAGCGACCACCATGACGGCCAcaaacgcggcggcggcggcggcggagtcggaCGCGGAGGCCAGGAGCATCCTCGAGCGGGCCGCGGCGGCATCCTTCCCGCCGCTCCATGCCGTCCACCACCTCCTCTCCGTCGGGGTTCGGCTCCTCACCCATCCTTATCTTCCCCTCAAAATTACGGCAGCCTTTTGAGCTAGAAGGAAGAAATCTCGACAGCTTTATAGATTGATGCTGTTCCTTAGTAGCAACAGGACTAGAATTTCCCCTTCGGAGAACAGCTCAGTCACTTTTTTTTTTCCTCTGCGATGAAGTTAGCTACTTGAAGCAAAGTAGAAGAAACCCCAAATTCAGTCGTCCTTTTGACGGCCGGGCGGTTTTCGGTGGTAGATGCACTACCTCCTTGCTGTGCAATCTTTGCTACTGATTCCTCACTTCTCTCATATTTAATGTGTGGTACTTCGTTTATCTCCCCCAATATCTGTTTGTGTAGTTGTTAAGTGAGATTAATCCACCAATGTACAGTTTTATAGATCCGATGAGCATTTGCTAGGAGAGTGGTTGATTGTTTGAGCAGCTTCGCTAAGATAGATGGGATTCTGAAAACTGTGTCACCCCCCGTGATTGATATCTGTGTTAATTCTTTATGGAACTAGAAGTAAGGGGGAATATAGAGAACTCTGACTGTGTTTAAGATAAAGTGAACCAGAAAGAACAGTTGTTCTTTATTGTGTATGTAAACATGTGTGCGATGTGGACAGGGTGGAGCTTTTTCTGACCATTGGCTCTCATCCCGTTGCATTTTTCTGCTGACCTGCCTGTTAATGCATAATTCACAACTGGAGAAAAATCATCAACGTTACTGTCATGTTGCAGGTTTGTGTGCGATGCATCTTTCGCATGTTTGGAGCCTTTAGCCATGCCTGCTCATGTGCGTCTCTTACGGTCTCTTTCTTCCATTCATTTCTTGAAGAGCATGATGATTCCGCAAAAGGCGGGCCTTGCTCATGTTTGTCAACAGATGAATCATGCTGCTCTATTTGCTTTGGAATATTGCTGCCCACCTGCCATCAGGATGAGGGTGTAGTACCGTTTGATGACATTTCTCGTATCGACATAATTACTTCAATGGTATCTCAAGCAATACAAAGAGAGGGTTATCAAATCGATGGGTTTTCTTTAGAAATTTCACTGCCTGCAGTTGTAGCAGCGAATGAACGTGCCATCAGGTAACCATCCCTACTTGAGAATCTCTGCTTCAGTTTTTTTCTGTGGCACCTTTAATTTAATATATGGCAGTGGTAATTCAAGGAGATGACATTATATAGTCTATACTAACCAGATTTATAATCTAGAAGGTTGTCTTCTCAATTGAATATATGGTGATATTTGACACAACCAATGTTAAAAGAACTTCCAACTCTGTTCACGGCAGTGAGCTAAATTTGGTTTTGGTGGATACTGAATAATTACAATTAAGATCATGTCTTACCTGCTCTCAAATGTGTATGGGTGTTTTTGTGTGCGTTTCATTCTAATCTTAATGTTCTTGTAATACATGTGATGATTCTAAACTGTTGTTCTCATAATGTGTTCTCCTTTTCCCTCTTAATAGGTTATATATGAAAGAAAAATATGGCAGTGAAAATTGGTTCAAGGACGAAATGTTTTCTCAACAAACCATGTCAGCGAAGGAGGGTCTGAGACTGTTGATAGCACCATCGCTCGAGAAACAACTGGTAGGATCTTCTGTGATTGCCTTTTGTCTTGGAGCGTTGTGCAACCAACAATTGCTTGACTAAACAAATACATGCAGGGTGTTAAGCACGGTAACAATTCATTTCGAATTCGCTTAACATATACTCATGATGATGCTTCACTGAAGCTCAAAAGTTTATTGCCAAATGACAGTAATCGTAAAAGGAAAGCAGGTAAGTCCTTTAGTGGTCATTTACTAACAAGGTAACTTGATCATCCTTCTGGATTTATCAGATTTTTCATTCATATAATGATTTGTCTGATGTTGTAACAGAGTCAAGAGAAGGAAATGATACTAGAAGGAACTCAACATATGATGATAAACAGACATTAAGTGAAGCAGATTCATTCATCCACAAGTCCCTTCAGGGTATTCAAGATAAAGAATTCTGTAGTTTATTTAAGTTGCCTCCTGAAAAGGTGCCCACTGTACTATTGCAATACCGCTTTACCCCCAGAAATTGGCCATGTATTATACTGATTTTTTTAGATCAACTTAATTGATTCCCCCTTCAGGTGTCCAAACCTTGCCATCTTGTGATATCCTTCCTAAGGTCGCCCATATATATTGGCGGAAGATACTTGAAGGTATGTTCAAGTAATCCTTGGTTTTAACCAGTGTGGTTCATTACCAGAATGTCAATTATAGCAGAACACCAATTTTTGCTGTCAGTAAGGACTAATTCCCTAGTAGCAAACTTATGAAATGCCTTCTTGATCGATAATCATTGCTTTCTTGAAGGTTACCCATCAAGAACTATGTAGCTCTGTAAACTCACTTTCCAATCTCATTAAAGGTGATGAAAAGATTCAAATAGTTGTTATGAATAATACAAAATGTCGTGTCAAAATCAAATAGTTTTCTTTCAAAGAGGCCACACTGTACCTTTGTGCCATAATATCAGTTGCATGCGCCTTGGTATTTGTTTCCCTATGCTCAATATACATAAACAAACTACCTGTGTGTTTGCTCTTCAGTTAAACTTGTTGATGTTCAAAAAAGATTCTGAATCCCTCGTGTTACTAATTGCCATTGTCAGCTTTCAAGAAATGTCAGTCAGTCATGTTGGATAATTGATGATGAAAGAATGGGGGAAGCATCAGTTGAGGTAAAACACACTGCATCAGAGTCAAGACCCAACCCAACAAGCTGAACATCATTGCACCTTTTTTGTAGGAGATAATTAAAGAGAGTGTCTGTGCCATCTCCAGAGGTGATGGCTACAAGTTCCATGCTGCTGGAAGAGAAGATATCGATGTAAGGTTGTAGTTTGGAACTGTATCTGTTGGTATATGGTATGCTGAATGTCTCGCATACACAGGTACGGATGCTTGGATCTGGTCGTCCATTTCTAATTGAAGTCCTGAATGTgcgatcaattccatctgcgattgaaATTCAACAAATTTCTGACAAGATTAATAGCTCCGAAAAGAAACATGTAAGGAATCAAATTCATGCTGGATTGACGTTGCAGGTCATAGTTACACACAGATTGCATATCATATGCTTATGACTCGAATTTTCTAGGTCAGAATCAGAAATCTCAAGTTGGTAGACAATGAAATATGGGCCATGATGCGTGAAGGGGAAGCGGAGAAGCAGGTGCTCCATTCAATTGGTGACAGTATCATTTAGCTGAAATGATAGTGTCAGTTATTCTAATCATTTACATTTTTTTGTCACATCACATCACATTACCTTACACATTGCCTTGTCTTGCGAAACAACACAATCCTTACCTGATCATCAAGGTTTACTCTTACTTTATGTGTGCAGAAGCAGTATGCTGCCCTCATATGGACTTCTAGTCCTCTGACGGATGATGACCTGCAGAAAATTTCTGTTATTAATGATATGGTACAGTATATTTGCTTACTAGTAAACCCAGCGAGCTAGTTTGATTTTGTTCTCTTGTTGTTTTATTGGATAAGTTGGGGTTTTGCATGTACATGTGTCGGAGTAAAGCTTTGGGTTATTTTTACCTAAGCAAGTGTAGTACTGAGGCAGGTAGCGGGGAATAAGCCTGTTGAGATATGAGATGAACTTTAATATTTGCTTTTTTTTTTGTGCCAGGATTGATATTCTTTGCTAGCGTATCCGTGCTTTTGTTAAGACAGTTTGTTTGTCATGAGTATATATGTGATGAATTGACTGGGACTTTATCCGGAGTTTATTCACCTATTTTGTGTTGATATCTTGCTACTCGGGTACACTAAGCCAACACTCCCTATGAAGTACACATAATAATGGCATCTCTTTTTTTCCTGCCTTCTAGGAAATTGTACAAAATACCCCCATAAGGGTTCTTCATCGAAGAAGCCCGTTGGAGCGGAAACGGATTATACATTGGTAAGAGTTGAGACTGGTTCCAGCTTTATGTAATCTGTTTCATTGTTCTATTTTTCTCCTTTCAAAAATCCACTTTGTATTTCATTCATCTGTCAATCAGGATGGAGATTGAGAAAGTTGAAGGCAGCTCAAACTATTACTTGTTGCATCTATGCACTCAGGTACCATCTTGCCAAAGTTAGTAGGTTATTTGTCTCCAGAGTTAGTTTCTGTCTATAGACATTCTGATTTTGTATGTCCTAATTGCTGGAAAAATGCAGCATTTGCTGGACGCTTGTGTAAATATCTTCATTAGAAGTGTACCGTAGTTTTCTATTTCCTGTTTGATCGACTGTGATGTGTTTACAGGCAGGAACGTACATTAAGGAGTTTGTGCACGGTGATCTTGGACGCACAAATCCGAGGTAACCATCCTTCCTGTCTATTTTTCAGGTTCCTTGCCAGTTGCcatttagagcatggttaatagtatagccagctgatggCTATATGAGTGTGACATGTCATCAAGAGTTAGCATtattaagagcatggttaatagtatagccaactgctggctatatgatgttgccatgtcatatatagtcatcacttatagtcactcatacaacaaggttagctataaagttggctataagagtactactccctccgtctaggtgtgtaagtcatcttacgaaaaccaaataatcccaaaacacttaggcgcggtacaTTAACTCTcatctcgtttcttgtttcgtgacatatcaaccaataagagatgtgggccatgcatgctttaaatgatttgagactaccaaacacgacatgcattggttagttcattgcatgcattgttattaattagcaaaaacacattaagttctctcgttttcccctccaccTTGGTCACGGTGCGCAACATAAGATGACTTAcatacctagacggagggagtactttttttcatcctctctctatctctttcttcatatttattgcatttgcctaggagtacgcatatagctaggctcttgcatgagagcccactcccacCATTTTTTcatgtctctctcctccacataggcaaaagtgccatgtaactcttgatgacatggcacgctcatatagccagcagctggctatactattaaccatgctctcagCTATCTCTGGCGCTCTTAAAGAAACATGTAATGCATGTTTAACCGTGAAGGTCTCCTCTCAAGCCCCATTCACCATCTGCAGATAAATAAGAAATGAATTTACATCCCTGGAGTACAATTTTATTAATTTCTGATGAGCTTCTTTGCGCATGCTTGCGCTCTTGCTATTGCAGTATCGGTTCCATGCTACGTTGCAGAGCCGAGATACTGCAACTCGATGTCACGGACGTTAAGATGGACTTGCTGCAATAGTATGCAGCTGCCACATGA
This region of Triticum aestivum cultivar Chinese Spring chromosome 2D, IWGSC CS RefSeq v2.1, whole genome shotgun sequence genomic DNA includes:
- the LOC123054181 gene encoding tRNA pseudouridine synthase Pus10 isoform X1, which gives rise to MTATNAAAAAAESDAEARSILERAAAASFPPLHAVHHLLSVGVCVRCIFRMFGAFSHACSCASLTVSFFHSFLEEHDDSAKGGPCSCLSTDESCCSICFGILLPTCHQDEGVVPFDDISRIDIITSMVSQAIQREGYQIDGFSLEISLPAVVAANERAIRLYMKEKYGSENWFKDEMFSQQTMSAKEGLRLLIAPSLEKQLGVKHGNNSFRIRLTYTHDDASLKLKSLLPNDSNRKRKAESREGNDTRRNSTYDDKQTLSEADSFIHKSLQGIQDKEFCSLFKLPPEKVSKPCHLVISFLRSPIYIGGRYLKLSRNVSQSCWIIDDERMGEASVEEIIKESVCAISRGDGYKFHAAGREDIDVRMLGSGRPFLIEVLNVRSIPSAIEIQQISDKINSSEKKHVRIRNLKLVDNEIWAMMREGEAEKQKQYAALIWTSSPLTDDDLQKISVINDMEIVQNTPIRVLHRRSPLERKRIIHWMEIEKVEGSSNYYLLHLCTQAGTYIKEFVHGDLGRTNPSIGSMLRCRAEILQLDVTDVKMDLLQ
- the LOC123054181 gene encoding tRNA pseudouridine synthase Pus10 isoform X2, with the translated sequence MTATNAAAAAAESDAEARSILERAAAASFPPLHAVHHLLSVGVCVRCIFRMFGAFSHACSYESCCSICFGILLPTCHQDEGVVPFDDISRIDIITSMVSQAIQREGYQIDGFSLEISLPAVVAANERAIRLYMKEKYGSENWFKDEMFSQQTMSAKEGLRLLIAPSLEKQLGVKHGNNSFRIRLTYTHDDASLKLKSLLPNDSNRKRKAESREGNDTRRNSTYDDKQTLSEADSFIHKSLQGIQDKEFCSLFKLPPEKVSKPCHLVISFLRSPIYIGGRYLKLSRNVSQSCWIIDDERMGEASVEEIIKESVCAISRGDGYKFHAAGREDIDVRMLGSGRPFLIEVLNVRSIPSAIEIQQISDKINSSEKKHVRIRNLKLVDNEIWAMMREGEAEKQKQYAALIWTSSPLTDDDLQKISVINDMEIVQNTPIRVLHRRSPLERKRIIHWMEIEKVEGSSNYYLLHLCTQAGTYIKEFVHGDLGRTNPSIGSMLRCRAEILQLDVTDVKMDLLQ